The Geodermatophilaceae bacterium NBWT11 genome has a segment encoding these proteins:
- a CDS encoding glycosyltransferase family 4 protein: protein MCGDTISDRMAGPAIRSWHMAGELGREHDVRLVSTSACDRPGEGFETAAVTFDGLREHVAWADVAIVQGYLLTAAPWITESDVLLVCDVYDPLHLEQLEQAKDEEPDEYARIVAGAVNTLNDQMVRGDFFICASEKQRDFWLGQLAAAGRLNPRTYDEDRTLRRLIDVVPFGLSADPPRRDGPGIRGVVPGIGAHDRVVIWAGGVYNWFDPETVVRAVDLLRADVHDVRLYFMGLKHPNPDVPRMRAATATRALSDRLGLTGEHVFFNSGWVEYSQRQNHLLDADIGVSTHFDHVETAFSFRTRILDYLWAGLPVVTTTGDHFADLVDARGLGASVPEGDAPALRDALRRLLLDPAAAADARAAVQGVRDEYTWPTVLAPLLAYCRDPRPAADRLAGIAAVRPPGMQAPARRWSVGGDVRTLVLYVRQGGVREVVRRVLGRVRRLTGS, encoded by the coding sequence GTGTGCGGGGACACCATCTCCGACCGGATGGCGGGTCCGGCCATCCGGTCCTGGCACATGGCCGGTGAACTGGGCCGGGAGCACGACGTCAGGTTGGTCAGCACGAGCGCCTGCGACCGCCCGGGCGAGGGCTTCGAGACGGCCGCGGTCACGTTCGACGGACTGCGTGAGCACGTGGCATGGGCTGACGTCGCCATCGTGCAGGGCTACCTGCTCACCGCTGCTCCCTGGATCACCGAGTCCGACGTGCTGCTGGTGTGCGACGTCTACGACCCGCTCCACCTGGAGCAGCTCGAGCAGGCCAAGGACGAGGAGCCTGACGAGTACGCACGCATCGTCGCCGGAGCGGTCAACACCCTCAACGACCAGATGGTCCGGGGCGACTTCTTCATCTGCGCCAGCGAGAAGCAGCGTGACTTCTGGCTGGGGCAGCTGGCGGCCGCCGGGAGGTTGAACCCCCGCACCTACGACGAGGACCGCACACTGCGGCGTCTGATCGACGTCGTCCCGTTCGGGCTGTCGGCCGACCCCCCGCGTCGTGACGGCCCTGGGATCAGGGGGGTGGTCCCGGGCATCGGCGCACACGACCGGGTCGTCATCTGGGCGGGCGGGGTCTACAACTGGTTCGACCCCGAGACCGTCGTGCGGGCCGTGGACCTGCTGCGCGCGGACGTGCACGACGTCAGGCTCTACTTCATGGGGCTCAAGCACCCGAACCCGGACGTGCCGCGCATGCGGGCAGCCACGGCGACGAGGGCGTTGAGCGACCGCCTGGGCCTCACGGGTGAACACGTCTTCTTCAACTCCGGCTGGGTCGAGTACTCCCAGCGGCAGAACCACCTCCTGGACGCTGACATCGGAGTCAGCACCCACTTCGACCACGTCGAGACGGCGTTCTCCTTCCGCACCCGCATCCTGGACTACCTGTGGGCGGGACTGCCCGTGGTCACCACGACGGGAGACCACTTCGCCGACCTGGTGGACGCACGGGGTCTGGGCGCCAGCGTCCCCGAAGGCGATGCCCCGGCCTTGCGGGACGCGCTGCGGCGACTGCTCCTGGACCCCGCCGCGGCGGCCGACGCCAGGGCAGCCGTGCAGGGCGTCCGGGACGAGTACACCTGGCCGACCGTGCTGGCGCCGCTGCTGGCCTACTGCCGTGACCCCCGCCCGGCAGCCGACCGTCTGGCCGGCATCGCAGCGGTGCGTCCGCCGGGCATGCAGGCACCGGCCAGGCGCTGGAGTGTCGGGGGTGACGTCCGCACCCTGGTCCTCTACGTCCGCCAGGGCGGGGTGCGCGAGGTGGTTCGTCGTGTTCTCGGGCGAGTCCGGCGTCTGACCGGGTCCTGA